CACCGGGTTGCTGGTCCCGCCCGGGGTGGTCACCGTGACGCCGACCGTGCCGGTCCCCGAAGGGGAGACGGCGGTGACCTGCGTCGGGGAGACGTTGGTGACGCTCGTGGCGGACTTGCCGCCGAACTTCACCGCGCTGGTGTTGGCCAGGTTGGTGCCGGTGATGGTCACCAGGGTCCCGCCCCCGGTGGAACCCTGATTCGGAGAGATCGGCATGAGGAAGCTCCTCGCTGGTTGATGGGGACATGCGAGAAACCGGCAGGAACGGCCAGCCATCGACTGAGACGTCCTCAGGAGGGGGACCGCCGACAGGAGCACGTCGGCCTCTGCCCGACTCCTTGCGATGCGGCGAGCACTGATCAACAGTGCGTCCGCGCCCGGGTGAACGAACCCGCACAGGCACCCTCGCCCGCCCGGCCGAGCGGGCGGCGACCTCCGCCATCTCCTCTGGGCAAGGAGAAACCGGCAAGCGCTGCCTGATCGAACGTTCCCCCGGCTCGGGGATGGGCAGCCCGCCGGTTCACACTCTTAGTTACCCACGCATCCAATCGAGTGACAAGACGGCATCCTTCGCATCACCCGAAAGGACTAACGTTCCGTCCTTTCCTGACCTCTCCTTATGTCGAACCGGCCGGCCAAGCTCCAGGCCCCCGAGGGGTCTGGAGCTTGGCCGGCCGCCGTCACGCCGCGCAGCCGGGGACTCCGGGCGGCGGTCCGCAGTTGTCCGGCGTGTTGTTCACGACAGGCGTTCCGGTCAGGACGACCGTGCCGCCGACCCGGAAGATCCCACCGCCCTGGCCGCCCGCGACATTGCGGGAGACCCTGCCGCCGACCAGGTGGGACGTACCTGCCTGCTGGTAGAGACCGCCGCCGTCGAGGCCGCTTTCGTTGCCGTCCACGAGGGTTCTCAGCAGTCGCAGGGTGCTTCCGGCGTTGGCGATGCCTCCGCCGTACGAGGCGCTCTCGTTACCCATCACGGAGGCGCCGTTCAGGCTGAGGGGACCCAGCGCCGTGAAGATGCCGCCGCCCTCGAAGTTCTCGGTGCGATTGCCCCCGACTGCCGCACCGTTGAGGACCGTGGTGCCGAAGTTGGCCAGCCCTCCACCGAGGAACGTCGCCTTGTTGCTCTGGATGGACCCTCCGGTCATGTCCAGTTGCGCGGACCCACCCACATGAACGCCTCCCCCGTCACCGGCACCGTTGCCGGACACGGTGGTGCCGTCGAGACGTGCCTCAGCACCGGACGCGACCGCGATCCCTCCGCCGAGGACGGAAGCGGTGTTGCCGGTGATCCGGCTCGCGACCAGGGCGAGCCTCCCCTCGGTGAGGATGCCGCCGCCGACCGTGGCGGAGTTCCCGGTCGCGCTGCCGCCCGACACGGTGATCCCGTTGAGGGTGAGTTCTCCCTGCGGAGCGACTTCGGCGATCCGGAACGGCGTGGGTGACTGACGGGTGATCGTCACTCGGCTACCGGTGAGGGCGACGTTGCCGGTGATGGTCGGCAGCCCGTTGGCGCCGTCCGGCAGGGCCGGAGCAGTGAGCGCGTAGGTGCATCCCGACGACAGCAGGATGCTTCCCCGCCCCCGCGCGTTCGCCTCGTTGACCTGCTCGATCAACTCCGCGACGTCCCCGCACGGCACCGCTCTCGCCCGGAGCGCGGGCGAGGACGCGGTGGCCGGTGCGGCGACAGCGGACACGGCCGCGCCCAGCAGTGTGGCCACGGCCAAGGCCCGAGTGTTCTTCCAGGACAGCACTGGTTCTCCCTTCGGTCGTTGTGGTTCAACCTGATCGGGAGCGCCGCCCCTCGGCACCCAGTGAGATCCGGACGGGTGAAGAAGTACGTACGCAGCGGCAACGGCAAGCGGTGCGGGCGATGGACCATTCGAGTGACATATGCAAGAACGCTCGCGGCTGTCGGCTCAAGCGTGGGTTACTGAAATGGATCCGACCGGTGGGCGGCCCATTCTCACCGGGGGGTGCGGGAGTCGGACTGCCTGCCGCCTTTCTGCAGAGGCACGGGCGACTGCGCCGACATACCGCGATGGGCACCCCCGTGGAGAATTTGGATCCCGATCAGCCGGTGCCGTTCGCGGCGTCGGCTGATCGGCAACAGGGTCCCGACCGCCGCCACCTCACACCCGGACACGCGAGCCCCTCGCAGTGGGGCCGCGGGATTCCGACCGGAGGCTACGCCACATTCACTCGCTGGCCGGGCGGGGCTGCCTCCAGCCACGCGAGGAAACCGGTCAGCGCGTCCTCGCTCATCGCCAGTTCCAGCCGGGTCCCCCGGTGCAGACACGCGAGGATCACGGCGTCGGAGAGAAGTGCCAGCTCCTCCTCGCCCTCCGGGGTGCGGCGCCCGGCCACCTCGATCGAGGCACGCTCCAGGACGCGGCGGGGGCGGGGCGCGTACGAGAAGACGCGGTACCACTCGATGCGGTCGCCGTTGTAGCGGGCGACGCCGTACCCCCAGCCCTTGCCGTTCTCGTCGCTGCCGGGTTTCTCCGGGGCGGCCCAGCGGAGGCTGCAGTCGAACGTTCCGCCGGAACGCTGGATGAGGCGTCGGCGCAGTCCGAAGACGAAGAGCCCGACCACCACGAGCGCGATCACCGAACCGCACACAGTCAGAGCGAGGACCATCGACACCGACCTCCTCGTCTCCTAGGTAACGGAACGCAAAAAACACCCATATTCGCCTCAGCCGCGGCTGGGTCGGGATGTAGACATCCAGACCCAGCCGCGGCTGAGGTACAGCATCACACGGCGTCTGCGCTCAGCGCGCACCCGCCGTACGCAGTCGTACATCCGCGCGGCGCTCGGCGGCGGCATCGCCCTCCGCCTTCGCACGCTCCAGCTCCCGCTGGGCGCCCTGGACGTCGATCTCGTCGGCCAGCTCGGCGACCTCGGCCAGCAGGGACAGCTTGTTGTCCGCGAACGAGATGAAACCGCCGTGCACAGCGACGACGACGGTGCCGCCCTCACTCGTACGGATGGTCACCGGGCCCGACTCCAGCACACCGAGCAGCGGCTGGTGACCGGGCATGACGCCGATGTCGCCGGACGTGGTCCGCGCGACGACCAGGGTGGCCTGGCCCGACCAGACCTCTCGGTCGGCCGCGACCAGCGCGACGTGCAGCTCAGCAGCCAAGGTGGCTCCTCGGGTCACCACCCGGCGCCTCGGCCGGGTGTTGGGTCAATTCTAGTGGGAGTACAGAGAGGGGCGGGACGCACCCCATGAGGTGTGGCCTCGCCCCCCACTGATCACGATTCGCCTGACGTCAGCTGACGCCGAGCTCCTTCGCGTTCTTCTTCAGGTCCTCGATACCACCGCACATGAAGAACGCCTGCTCCGGGAAGTGGTCGTACTCACCGTCGATGATCGCGTTGAACGCGGCGATCGACTCGTCCAGCGGCACGTCCGACCCGTCGACGCCGGTGAACTGCTTGGCGACGTGGGTGTTCTGGGACAGGAAGCGCTCCACGCGACGGGCACGGTGGACGACGAGCTTGTCCTCCTCGCCGAGCTCGTCGATACCGAGGATCGCGATGATGTCCTGGAGGTCCTTGTACTTCTGCAGGACCGACTTCACGCGCATCGCGGCGTTGTAGTGGTCCGCCGCGATGTAGCGCGGGTCCAGGATGCGGGACGTGGAGTCCAGCGGGTCCACGGCCGGGTAGATGCCCTTCTCGGAGATCGGACGGGAGAGAACCGTCGTCGCGTCGAGGTGGGCGAAGGTGGTGGCCGGGGCCGGGTCGGTCAGGTCGTCCGCGGGGACGTAGATCGCCTGCATCGAGGTGATCGAGTGACCACGGGTCGAGGTGATGCGCTCCTGGAGGAGACCCATCTCGTCGGCCAGGTTCGGCTGGTAACCCACCGCGGAGGGCATACGGCCGAGCAGGGTCGACACCTCGGAACCGGCCTGGGTGAAGCGGAAGATGTTGTCGATGAAGAACAGCACGTCCTGCTTCTGCACATCGCGGAAGTACTCCGCCATGGTCAGACCGGCGAGGGCCACGCGCAGACGGGTGCCCGGGGGCTCGTCCATCTGGCCGAAGACCAGCGCGGTCTTGTCGATGACGCCGGACTCCGACATCTCCTCGATGAGGTCGTTGCCCTCACGGGTGCGCTCACCGACACCGGCGAACACGGAGACACCGTCGTGGTTGTTGGCGACGCGGTAGATCATCTCCTGGATGAGCACCGTCTTGCCGACACCGGCACCACCGAACAGACCGATCTTTCCACCCTTGACGTACGGGGTGAGAAGGTCGATGACCTTGACGCCGGTCTCGAACATCTCGGTCTTCGACTCGAGCTCGTCGAAGTTCGGAGCCTGGCGGTGGATGCCCCAGCGCTCGCCCGTGTACTGCTCGTCGACGTTCAGCACCTCACCGAGGGTGTTGAACACCTTGCCCTTGGTGAAGTCGCCGACCGGCACGCTGATGGAAGCGCCGGTGTCGGTGACCGGGGCCTGGCGGACCAGACCGTCGGTGGGCTGCATGGAGATGGTGCGGACCAGGCCGTCACCCAGGTGCTGGGCGACCTCCAGGGTCAGCGTCTTCAGCTCGCCGGCGTTGGCCGGGTCGGCCACCTCGACGTGAAGGGCGTTGTAGATCTCCGGCATCGCGTCGACGGGGAACTCCACGTCGACGACCGGGCCGATGACCCGGGCGACGCGGCCCGTGGCAACGGCCGTCTCAGAAGTCGTCGTCATTACTTGTCACTCCCCGCGGTCGCGTCGGAAAGGGCTGCGGAGCCACCGACGATCTCGCTGATTTCCTGGGTGATTTCGGCCTGGCGGGCCGCGTTGGCAAGGCGGGAGAGCGTGTTGATCAGCTCACCCGCGTTGTCGGTCGCCGACTTCATCGCGCGGCGGGTGGCGGCGTGCTTGGAGGCAGCCGACTGCAGCAGCGCGTTGTAGATGCGGCTCTCGACGTAGCGCGGCAGCAGGGCGTCGAGGACGTCCTCCGCCGACGGCTCGAAGTCGTACAGCGGGAGGATCTCGCCCTTGGGCGCCTCCTCCGCGACCTCTTCGAGGCTGAGCGGCAGCAGACGCGCGTCGAGCGCCTGCTGCGTCATCATCGAGACGAACTCGGTGTAGACGATGTGGAGCTCGTCCACACCACCGTCCGCCGTGTCCTTCTCGATGGCCTCGATCAGCGGGCCCGCGACCTTCTTGGCGTCCGCGTACGTGGGCTCGTCGGTGAAGCCGGTCCACTGCTCCACGACCTTGCGCTCGCGGAAGTTGTAGTGGGCGACACCGCGGCGGCCGACGATGTACGTGTCGACCTGCTTGCCCTCGGCCTCGAGGCGGGCCGTCAACTTCTCCGCCGCCTTGATGGCGTTGGAGTTGAAGGCACCGGCGAGACCGCGGTCACTCGTCAGCAGCAGCACTGCGGAACGCGTGACCTTCTCGGCCTGCGTGGTCAGCGGGTGCTTGGTGTTCGAACCAGTGCCCACCGCCGTGACCGCGCGGGTGAGCTCGGTCGCGTAGGGCGTGGAGGCCGCCACCTTGCGCTGCGCCTTGACGACGCGCGAGGCGGCGATCATCTCCATCGCCTTGGTGATCTTCTTGGTCGCGGTGACGGATCGGATGCGACGCTTGTAGACCCGGAGCTGAGCTCCCATGAGTCAGGTCCCTTCCTTACGTCACTTGGAGACGTTGACGGCCGGAGCGTCCTCGCCGAGCAGCTTGCCGTCCGCGGTCTCGAACTGCTTCTTGAAGTCGGCGATCGCGTCCGCGACGGCGGTCAGCGTGTCGTCCGAGAGCTTGCCGCCCTCCTTGATGGAGGTCATGAGGCCCTGCTCCTTGCGGTGCAGGTACTCCAGCAGCTCCTTCTCGAAGCGGCGGATGTCGGCGACCGGCACGTCGTCCATCTTGCCGGTGGTGCCGGCCCACACGGAGACGACCTGGTCCTCGGTGGACATCGGCTCGTACTGGGCCTGCTTCAGCAGCTCGACCATGCGCTGACCGCGCTCCAGCTGCGCCTTCGACGCGGCGTCCAGGTCGGAACCGAAGGCGGCGAACGCCTCCAGCTCACGGAACTGGGCGAGGTCCACGCGCAGACGGCCGGAGACCTGCTTCATCGCCTTGTGCTGGGCGGAGCCACCGACTCGGGAGACGGAGATACCCACGTTCAGCGCGGGGCGCTGACCGGCGTTGAAGAGGTCCGACTCCAGGAAGCACTGGCCGTCGGTGATGGAGATGACGTTGGTCGGGATGAACGCCGAGACGTCGTTGGCCTTCGTCTCGACGATCGGCAGACCGGTCATCGAGCCCGCGCCCAACTCGTCGGAGAGCTTCGCGCAGCGCTCCAGCAGACGGGAGTGCAGGTAGAAGACGTCACCCGGGTAGGCCTCACGGCCCGGCGGGCGGCGCAGCAGCAGGGACACGGCGCGGTAGGCGTCGGCCTGCTTCGAGAGGTCGTCGAAGATGATGAGGACGTGCTTGCCCTCGTACATCCACTGCTGACCGATGGCCGAACCGGTGTAGGGCGCCAGGTACTTGAAGCCGGCCGGGTCGGACGCCGGGGCGGCGACGATGGTCGTGTACTCCAGCGCGCCGTTCTCCTCCAGCGCGCGGCGGACCGACGCGATGGTCGAGCCCTTCTGGCCGATGGCGACGTAGACGCAGCGGACCTGCTTCTTCGGGTCGCCCGAGCGCCAGTTGTCGCGCTGGTTGATGATCGTGTCGACGGCCAGGGCGGTCTTGCCGGTCTGGCGGTCACCGATGATCAGCTGACGCTGACCACGGCCGATCGGGGTCATCGCGTCGACGGCCTTGTAGCCGGTCTCCATCGGCTCGTGCACCGACTTACGGGCCATGACGCCCGGGGCCTGCAGCTCCAGGGCACGGCGACCGCTGGTCTCGATCTCGCCGAGGCCGTCGATCGGGTTGCCGAGCGGGTCGACGACGCGGCCGAGGTAGCCCTCGCCCACCGCGACCGACAGGACCTCGCCGGTACGGGTGACCGGCTGACCCTCCTCGATACCGCTGAACTCACCGAGGACGATGGCGCCGATCTCGCGCTCTTCCAGGTTGAGCGCGAGGCCGAGGGTGCCGTCCTCGAACTTCAGCAGTTCGTTGGCCATGGCCGAGGGAAGACCCTCGACCTTCGCGATGCCGTCGCCGGCAAGGGTGACCGTACCGACCTCCTCGCGCGAGGCCGCGTCCGGCTTGTACGACTGGACGAAGTTCTCCAGCGCGTCCCGGATCTCCTCCGGCCGGATCGTGAGCTCCGCCATCTGGGTTCCCTGCTCTCCTTGTTGGGCCCGAAGTTTCACTTGGGGGGAATGCGTAAACTCCCGGACTCCCCCCTGAACGAGGTGAATCCTCTGCACGGCCCAACCGGGCCGTAGGAATACGTACGTACTGCTATGAAGTTTGTGCTAGCTCGCCAGGCGGCGGCCGGCGTCCTCGAGTCGGTCCGCGATCGAGCCGTTGATGATCTCGTCACCGACCTGGACCCGGATCCCGCCGAGGACGCCGGGGTCCACGTCGAGGTTGAGGTGCATGGGCCGGCCGTAGAGCTTCGCCAGGGCGGCGCCGAGGCGTCGCTTCTGCGGGTCGCTCAGCGGGACCGCCGAGGTGACGACGGCGACCATGCGGTCCCGGCGCTCGGCGGCGAGCTTGGACAGGGACTCGAGTCCACCCTCCAGGCTACGTCCACGCGGCGCGGTCACGAGGCGCGTCACCAGACGCTCGGTGGTGGCCTTGGCACGGCCGCCGAGCAGGCTGCTCAGCAGCGCGCTCTTGGCCTGGCCGCCCGCGGCACGGTCGGTCAGCGCGGCCCGCAGCTCGGTGTTCGAGGCGACGATCCGGCCGAAGCGGAACAGCTCGTCCTCGACGTCGTCGAGCGTGGCCGACTGCTGCGCGGCCGTGAGGTCGGCGACATCGGCCAGCTGCTCCAGGGCGTCCACCAGGTCGCGGGGCTGCGACCAGCGGGAACGCACCAGGCCGGAGACCAGGTCGACGGTGGTCGCGCCAACCTGACCGCCGAGGATGCGGCCGACCAGCTCGGCCTTGGCCTCGCCGGACTGCGCCGGGTCGGTGAGGACCCGACGCAGCGACACCTCGCGGTGGAGCAGAGCGGTGACGGCGGCCAGCTCCTCGGCGAGCCGCGCCGCGTCGACGGACGTGGAGTCCGTCAGCGCGTCGAGACGCGTCCGTGCGGCTGCCAGGGCCTCGCGGCTCGCTCCGTTCATCGCGTGGCCTCGGCCTTCTCCTCGAGGTCGTCGAGGAAGCGGTCGATCACACGGCTCTGCCGGGCGTGGTCCTCCAGGGACTCACCGACGAGCTTGCCGGCCAGGTCGGTGGCGAGCTTGCCCACGTCCTGACGCAGCGCCGAAGCGGCGGCCTTGCGGTCGGCGGCGAGCTGCGAGTGACCGGCGGCGATGATCTCCTCGCGCTGCCGCTGGCCCTCGGCCCGCATCTCGGCGATGAGCTCGGCGCCCTGCTCCTGCGCCTCCTGGCGCAGCCGCGCGGCCTCGTGCCGAGCCTCGGCGAGCTGGGCCTTGTACTGCTCCAGCACGCTCTGGGCCTCGACCTTCATGCGGTCGGCCTCTTCGATACCGCCCTCGATCGCGTCGCGGCGCTCTTCCAGAACCTTGTTGATGTTCGGGAGCGCCTTCTTCCAGAAGAAGAAGAACACGATGGCGAAGGCGATGGCGCCCACGAGCAGCTCGGGGCCCGGCGGGATGAGCGGGTTCTGCTCCTCCTCGGCCGCCAGCTGTACCAGGTTGGCGATCACATCAGTGCCTTTCGTTGAAAGGTTTGCTCGTCAGGGCTCGTCAGTTGTAGACGAACGGCATGACGATGCCGATGAGGGCGAGCGCCTCACAGAAGGCGAAGCCGAGGATCTGGTTGGCACGGATCAGGCCGGCGGCCTCGGGCTGGCGGGCCAGGGCCTGGGTGCCGTTGCCGAAGATGATGCCGACGCCGACGCCGGGGCCGATGGCGGCGAGGCCGTAGCCGATGGAACCGATGTTGCCTTCGACAGCGGCGAGGGTCTCAAGGGCAGCCATGCTGATTCTTCCTTCTCTTTCATGGACCGGCGGTGGTTGGCCACCGGACGTTCTGGGGGCTGGTGGAGCGCGTGACTCAGTGGTGCTCGGCGAGCGCGCCCTGGATGTACGAGCAGGCGAGGAGCACGAAGACGTACGCCTGGACGGCCTGCACGAAGAGCTCGAAGAGGATCATGACGATGGTCATGATGAAGGAGACACCGGCCGCCGGGATCATCCAGCTGTTCAGCAGGTACCAGGAGGCCACGGTGAACATGACCAGCATCAGGTGACCGGCGAACATGTTGGCGAAGAGTCGCACCGCGTGCGTGAACGGGCGGACCAGCAGGTTCGAGAAGAACTCGATGATCACCACGAGCGGCAGCACCGGGCCGAGCGACTTGTCGTAGCCGGTGACGTTCTTGAAGAACCCGACGAAGCCGTGCTTCTTGAAGGTCAGCGAGACCCAGACCACGTAGACGACCAGGGCGAGGACCATCGGGTAGGCGATGATCGACGACACCGGGAACTGGGCCAGCGGAATCACGGACCAGATGTTCATGATCCAGATGAAGAAGAACAGCGAGACCATCAGCGGGACGTACTTCTCGCCCTCCTTCCGGCCCAGCGTCTCGTAGACGATGCCGCGGCGTACGAAGTCGTAGCCCGCCTCACCGATCATCTGCAGCTTGCCCGGCACCACCTTCGCCTTGCCGAAGGCGAGGGTGAAGAAGGTGATCACCAGGAGAGTGGTGACGAGGGCGAGCAGCATCACCTTGTTGAACTCGAACCCGCCGACCGTGGCGATCGGCTTGAAGAGGAACGAGTGCAGGCCCGGAGCCGGGAAGCCACAGCCGTTGTCGGACATGATCCGACAGCTCCAGTCAAAGGCGAGCTGGGTCTGGTCAGCACTCACCACGGGCTCCTTCGGCGTGACGCATGGGTACGGCAACCTCGTTGTGTCGGCGCGGCGCGCAGCCGCGGGTCGGCACTGGACTGGTGTTACGGATGTGGGGGCGGCTGGGGGGCATCAAGCCTCGCGATTGAGCAGGCGTCAGCTCAGATGCCCGCGCCCGCGATGCCGCAGTTGGCACCGGACGATAGCAGGAGTTCGCACACGCCCTTATCCCGGCCCTACTCCTCACGACGAGTGCCCCGATTTTTCGGGCTTGTTGCCCGTCGGCGCATCGGGTTCGACATAGAGGATCTTGGCCTTCATATGGGCGCGCGTCTGTGCGGCGATCCACACGAGGGTGGTGGCGACGAGCGTGAACGCGAAGGCCTTGGGGTGGAACAGAGTGGTGTCCTTGAACGCGGACAGAAAGATGAACAACAAGAGAATCTGCGCCGCGTAAAGCATGAGGCCCATCATCTGGAACAGATGAGGAAGCGATTTGGCAGTGCGCTGCAGAACGTAGAGCCCGATTCCCATGAAGAGGATCGTGATCACCGCCGCCACGACGGCGCCGAGAGCCCCCTTTCCTCCGACGATGACACCGCTGACGACAGCGGCGATCGCGCCGGCGGCTGCCGTGGGCACGGCGGCCTGAAGGAGGGTCCGGACGTCATTGGACGGCATGGCGGCAACTCCGCTTGCTAAGGGGGCAGGGTGTCGTCATGGACGAGCGTAGACCCCGGGGGCGAGCGAGAATCTCGCGCCAACGGACCGTCACAGTGCGGTCCTTCGACTCTGTCCCGGGTTCTCGTGAACCGTATCACAAACTATTTGATGAGGTCTTTACCTGAACGCTGTGCCAGGTGTCACACATGAGAGTGAACCTGCCCGTCTGTGCAGAATCCCAGCCGACTTGTCTGGTATAAGGCCGATTTGCGTCGTCACGTGCTCGCATGGCATCGGCAAAGTGTTAGTCAGATTCTTACCTTGCCGTCAGCGCCACGCCCCGCCGGAGCCCTCTCTCAACGGCCCGCGCCCGCCGGGCTGCGTTCCGGTTCGTGGGTACGGCCGCCGATCGCCGTGGCGCCGTTGAGCGAGGGCGCCCAGTCGGCGACGGGCTCCGGAGCGGTCGCCGGGATCGCACGGCGGCGGTAGCGGGGCGGGACGAAGCGTTGCGCCCAGCGCGGCGCGCGCGGGGTGAAGCGGGGCAGCAGGAGGAGGAAGAGACCGACCCCGCTGAGCATGGCGATGGCGAGGACGATCCACATGGACGCCGCGTTCACCGTGTACGCGAGGGTGCCGAAGGCGATCACCGCGGACCAGAAGTACATGATCAGCACGGCCCGGCTGTGCGAGTGCCCGACCTCCAGGAGCCGGTGGTGCAGATGCCCCCGGTCGGCGGCGAACGGCGACTGGCCCCGCCAGGTGCGGCGCACGATCGCGAGGATCAGGTCCGCGGCCGGGATCGCGAGGATGCTCAGCGGCATCAGCAGCGGGATGTACACCGGCACCATCGAGTAGACCGTGCTGCGCTCCGAGCCGTAGAGGTTCATCACGTCCGGGTCGACCTGTCCGGTGACCGAGATCGCGCCGGCCGCCAGCACCAGACCGATCAGCATCGAGCCGGAGTCGCCCATGAAGATGCGCGCGGGGTGCATGTTGTGCGGCAGGAAGCCCAGGCACATGCCCATCAGGACGGCCGCGAACAGCGTGGCGGGGGCCGCGGCCTCGATGCCGTAGCTGTACCAGAGGCGGTAGGCGTACATGAAGAACGCGGCGGAGGCGATGCAGACCATGCCGGCGGCGAGACCGTCGAGGCCGTCGACGAAGTTGACCGCGTTGATGGTGATGACGACCAGGGCGACCGTGAGCAGGGTGCCCTGCCACTGGGTCAGCGCGACGATCCCCACGCTGGGGATGGGCAGCCACAGGATCGTCAGACCCTGCATGACCATCACACCGGCGGCGATCATCTGGCCGCCGAGCTTGATCAGGGCGTCGATCTCGAACTTGTCGTCCAGGACGCCGATGAGCCAGATCAGGGCGGCCCCGGAGAGCAGCGCGCGCGGTTCGTTGGAGTCGCGAAAGACCTCGCTGAGGTTGGTCATGTGGTCGGCGACCAGCAGACCCGCGCACAGCCCGAAGAACATCGCGATGCCGCCGAGCCGGGGCGTCGGCTCACGGTGGACGTCGCGCGCACGGATCTCCGGCATGGCTCCGGCCACGAT
The DNA window shown above is from Streptomyces akebiae and carries:
- the atpB gene encoding F0F1 ATP synthase subunit A; translated protein: MSDNGCGFPAPGLHSFLFKPIATVGGFEFNKVMLLALVTTLLVITFFTLAFGKAKVVPGKLQMIGEAGYDFVRRGIVYETLGRKEGEKYVPLMVSLFFFIWIMNIWSVIPLAQFPVSSIIAYPMVLALVVYVVWVSLTFKKHGFVGFFKNVTGYDKSLGPVLPLVVIIEFFSNLLVRPFTHAVRLFANMFAGHLMLVMFTVASWYLLNSWMIPAAGVSFIMTIVMILFELFVQAVQAYVFVLLACSYIQGALAEHH
- a CDS encoding right-handed parallel beta-helix repeat-containing protein codes for the protein MATLLGAAVSAVAAPATASSPALRARAVPCGDVAELIEQVNEANARGRGSILLSSGCTYALTAPALPDGANGLPTITGNVALTGSRVTITRQSPTPFRIAEVAPQGELTLNGITVSGGSATGNSATVGGGILTEGRLALVASRITGNTASVLGGGIAVASGAEARLDGTTVSGNGAGDGGGVHVGGSAQLDMTGGSIQSNKATFLGGGLANFGTTVLNGAAVGGNRTENFEGGGIFTALGPLSLNGASVMGNESASYGGGIANAGSTLRLLRTLVDGNESGLDGGGLYQQAGTSHLVGGRVSRNVAGGQGGGIFRVGGTVVLTGTPVVNNTPDNCGPPPGVPGCAA
- the atpE gene encoding ATP synthase F0 subunit C; translation: MAALETLAAVEGNIGSIGYGLAAIGPGVGVGIIFGNGTQALARQPEAAGLIRANQILGFAFCEALALIGIVMPFVYN
- a CDS encoding MraY family glycosyltransferase; its protein translation is MREYLLTLCITAAVTYLLTGPVRKFAIVAGAMPEIRARDVHREPTPRLGGIAMFFGLCAGLLVADHMTNLSEVFRDSNEPRALLSGAALIWLIGVLDDKFEIDALIKLGGQMIAAGVMVMQGLTILWLPIPSVGIVALTQWQGTLLTVALVVITINAVNFVDGLDGLAAGMVCIASAAFFMYAYRLWYSYGIEAAAPATLFAAVLMGMCLGFLPHNMHPARIFMGDSGSMLIGLVLAAGAISVTGQVDPDVMNLYGSERSTVYSMVPVYIPLLMPLSILAIPAADLILAIVRRTWRGQSPFAADRGHLHHRLLEVGHSHSRAVLIMYFWSAVIAFGTLAYTVNAASMWIVLAIAMLSGVGLFLLLLPRFTPRAPRWAQRFVPPRYRRRAIPATAPEPVADWAPSLNGATAIGGRTHEPERSPAGAGR
- a CDS encoding F0F1 ATP synthase subunit B — encoded protein: MIANLVQLAAEEEQNPLIPPGPELLVGAIAFAIVFFFFWKKALPNINKVLEERRDAIEGGIEEADRMKVEAQSVLEQYKAQLAEARHEAARLRQEAQEQGAELIAEMRAEGQRQREEIIAAGHSQLAADRKAAASALRQDVGKLATDLAGKLVGESLEDHARQSRVIDRFLDDLEEKAEATR
- a CDS encoding F0F1 ATP synthase subunit gamma, with product MGAQLRVYKRRIRSVTATKKITKAMEMIAASRVVKAQRKVAASTPYATELTRAVTAVGTGSNTKHPLTTQAEKVTRSAVLLLTSDRGLAGAFNSNAIKAAEKLTARLEAEGKQVDTYIVGRRGVAHYNFRERKVVEQWTGFTDEPTYADAKKVAGPLIEAIEKDTADGGVDELHIVYTEFVSMMTQQALDARLLPLSLEEVAEEAPKGEILPLYDFEPSAEDVLDALLPRYVESRIYNALLQSAASKHAATRRAMKSATDNAGELINTLSRLANAARQAEITQEISEIVGGSAALSDATAGSDK
- the atpA gene encoding F0F1 ATP synthase subunit alpha, translated to MAELTIRPEEIRDALENFVQSYKPDAASREEVGTVTLAGDGIAKVEGLPSAMANELLKFEDGTLGLALNLEEREIGAIVLGEFSGIEEGQPVTRTGEVLSVAVGEGYLGRVVDPLGNPIDGLGEIETSGRRALELQAPGVMARKSVHEPMETGYKAVDAMTPIGRGQRQLIIGDRQTGKTALAVDTIINQRDNWRSGDPKKQVRCVYVAIGQKGSTIASVRRALEENGALEYTTIVAAPASDPAGFKYLAPYTGSAIGQQWMYEGKHVLIIFDDLSKQADAYRAVSLLLRRPPGREAYPGDVFYLHSRLLERCAKLSDELGAGSMTGLPIVETKANDVSAFIPTNVISITDGQCFLESDLFNAGQRPALNVGISVSRVGGSAQHKAMKQVSGRLRVDLAQFRELEAFAAFGSDLDAASKAQLERGQRMVELLKQAQYEPMSTEDQVVSVWAGTTGKMDDVPVADIRRFEKELLEYLHRKEQGLMTSIKEGGKLSDDTLTAVADAIADFKKQFETADGKLLGEDAPAVNVSK
- a CDS encoding F0F1 ATP synthase subunit epsilon, whose product is MAAELHVALVAADREVWSGQATLVVARTTSGDIGVMPGHQPLLGVLESGPVTIRTSEGGTVVVAVHGGFISFADNKLSLLAEVAELADEIDVQGAQRELERAKAEGDAAAERRADVRLRTAGAR
- the atpD gene encoding F0F1 ATP synthase subunit beta, which translates into the protein MTTTSETAVATGRVARVIGPVVDVEFPVDAMPEIYNALHVEVADPANAGELKTLTLEVAQHLGDGLVRTISMQPTDGLVRQAPVTDTGASISVPVGDFTKGKVFNTLGEVLNVDEQYTGERWGIHRQAPNFDELESKTEMFETGVKVIDLLTPYVKGGKIGLFGGAGVGKTVLIQEMIYRVANNHDGVSVFAGVGERTREGNDLIEEMSESGVIDKTALVFGQMDEPPGTRLRVALAGLTMAEYFRDVQKQDVLFFIDNIFRFTQAGSEVSTLLGRMPSAVGYQPNLADEMGLLQERITSTRGHSITSMQAIYVPADDLTDPAPATTFAHLDATTVLSRPISEKGIYPAVDPLDSTSRILDPRYIAADHYNAAMRVKSVLQKYKDLQDIIAILGIDELGEEDKLVVHRARRVERFLSQNTHVAKQFTGVDGSDVPLDESIAAFNAIIDGEYDHFPEQAFFMCGGIEDLKKNAKELGVS
- a CDS encoding F0F1 ATP synthase subunit delta, translating into MNGASREALAAARTRLDALTDSTSVDAARLAEELAAVTALLHREVSLRRVLTDPAQSGEAKAELVGRILGGQVGATTVDLVSGLVRSRWSQPRDLVDALEQLADVADLTAAQQSATLDDVEDELFRFGRIVASNTELRAALTDRAAGGQAKSALLSSLLGGRAKATTERLVTRLVTAPRGRSLEGGLESLSKLAAERRDRMVAVVTSAVPLSDPQKRRLGAALAKLYGRPMHLNLDVDPGVLGGIRVQVGDEIINGSIADRLEDAGRRLAS
- a CDS encoding DUF2550 domain-containing protein, producing the protein MVLALTVCGSVIALVVVGLFVFGLRRRLIQRSGGTFDCSLRWAAPEKPGSDENGKGWGYGVARYNGDRIEWYRVFSYAPRPRRVLERASIEVAGRRTPEGEEELALLSDAVILACLHRGTRLELAMSEDALTGFLAWLEAAPPGQRVNVA